GACTCCGTGGCCTCCCAAGCGGACAAGCCCAAGTTTGGCAAGTTTGACTTCCTCATGGCAAGCTCCCAGACCAAAGTGAAGTCCAGCGAGGAGATGATCAGGAGTGAGCTGGCCACTTTTGACCTTTCAGTGCAAGGTGAGTGGGGCTGTTGTATTGCGTAACTAATGCATGCTCATTCCTTTAGCCTGATCTTAGGGGTCAGCTGACAATTCAGAATCTTGCGTCTGGGCTCTTCTGGAAGAATATTTGATTTCTTAATAAAGCTTGCACAGTGACGCAGCTTTCCATttaatcaatgaataaataatcaTATTGATTTATTTGGAATACTGATTAAGGggtaaatttaaataataatgaaaaagaaacacaaatcactTTGACAGAAACCAAGGCTTTTTCAGGTGATGAAGTGGTTTTAGAACACTCCCCTTTCACTGACATTGTGAAATGAAATGTGCTGGCAGGGTTCACACATTTACAAATTAACAAAAGAACACGGCCATTGAGACGTGCAGGTGTAAACGACGCTCCGTCGCCTGGCTTTACTGCTGTCTGCAAAGTGCTTTGAAAGCTGTGTGGGTGGATGCTGATGTATAAATACAGATGCAAGTTCTTCAGTCTTGATGCATCTTTGATCTCAGGGTCTCACAAAAGGAGTCTAAGCCTGGGGGACAAAGAGATCAGCCACTCCACTCCATCCCCAGCCCTGGAGCAGCCCTTCAGAGACAAGTCCAGCACGCTGAGCGAGAACCCAGCCCTGCCAGTCATCAGAGACAAATACAAGGACCTGACTGGGGAGGTGGAGGTGAGCAGCCAGCTTCCCTTGAACACTTTCAAGAACTGCTTCAAACAGTGCCATCTAATGACTGAAACTGTTGAGGATTGCATGAGCGTACAGCCCCACCCTGACCTTTCCTCTCTGGCtatcccccaccccccaaaacagGGCGGACattattctaatataattctttTCTTGCAGGAGAGCGAACGCTATGCGTATGAGTGGCAGAGGTGTTTGGAAAGTGCTCTGCAGGTCAGTGACTGTGCATCctgcagtgatatttaaaaatgattattactGATCTAACAATCTTGGTAAGGCAAACAAGGTTGcatgtagattattattatttttttagttcagttttcttttttctttgtaatgAAAGCGTGTTGACCATGAAGCAGCGGACAGCGCAGTGCTACACTGTATTCGGAGGCCCTTATACAAGCACACTCCGAATACAGTCTCCATTACTCAGCTTGGGCTTGAAgccatgctgtgctgtactgagcTTGAAATCTTTTTGGTTGCAGCTTGGCAAATTTCAAGTAGatgctgcattttatttttttaaagtacctgcattttaaaacagcatgatTTTCCATGAATCAGGAAGAACTCAGTCCACTCAGTTGCAATGGTCACAAGTGAATGGGCGTGTATCTTCCTGTAGGTCATTAATAAAGCCAATGACACTCTGAATGGGATCAGCAGCTCTTCTGTTTGTACTGAAGTCATCCAGTCCGCCCAAGGAATGGAGTACCTCTTGGGTAAGGGATCTTGCTTTTACAGCATTTTAATGTACAGCATATGGGATGATCTAAACCCAGTTTCGCTTTTGTTTTTAGTCTCGGCATAAATTGGGTATTGATGCAGTGTTGGTCCGAAGTTTTTCTCTGTTCCTAAAATAACTTGAACACTAAATCACACTGATATCGGGTTTTACAAACTTCAATTAGAACTAATCTTGGAGCTAATCAGTGTTAATTTTAGGTAAAATAATCTAAGATTTAGAGCCAATccgggtctgtgaaactagccggTTTAGTGTTGCTGTAGCGAAGCCCAGGACTAGTGCTCATCCTGATTTGTGAAACCGGCCGTCTAAGGCGCAACGTGTGGGTTGGAGGCTGATGGTTTTTCCTGTGCGCAGGCGTGGTGGAGGTGTACAGAGTAGTGAGGCGCGTTGAGCTGGGGATCAAAGCGACGGCAGTGTGCAGCGACAAACTACAGCAGCTCCTGAAGGACATCAACCGCGTGTGGCACAACCTGATTGGGTTCATGTCCCTCGCAAACCTGTCGGTGAGTCCCCTGTGATCAAACCCCTTGCCTCCCTCTGTGTGTGAAACTGTAGGAAACTGAGCAGGTTTGCTCATTGCTATCTATTTTTTCCAGTAAGACAAATCCGTAATTCTTAACTCTGCCTGTCAGTGACAAACGCAAAGAAAacatcttgtttcttttttgacaGCAGCAACAATGCAGTTAGATGCAAAATGACTAAACAGCCTGCATTGTCAAAGCAGTTTGAGGCTGCGATGTTCAGTGGGCTGGGTTAGCACAGCTCCTTCGATTCACAGTTTTGCCGTCTCTTGATGTTTTCAGCCTGACGAGAGCTCCCTGGACTTCTCCTCTTGTATACTGCGCCATGGGATCAAGAACGCCAAGGAGCTGGCCTGCGGAGTCTGCTTGCTCAGCGTGGACTCCAGGAGCAAGGTACggaaaaagaaaagcacagctgTGCTCCCGATCCTCCTCCTGCCTTTCAGAACCTTCATTTAACTGGGACGCTTTGGAAAGATCATGTTTTATACAGCTACAGCAACCCGATCAATAGCTGAACTTGTAGAGCAAGTTGCTTCAACGAATAGCTTTACAATGCACAAGATGAGAGCTGTGGAGGCAGATCAGTAAAGGGGTTTGTTTGCATCATGTAAGAAATGGTTTCTAACCCTTTGCTATTCTTTTGCTTTGTAGACGTCAGGTTTGCCATTGTTTACCTTGGTCTTAAACGCTTTGCAGAAGGAAGACAAAGCAAAGGAACGACCCCCTAAAAATGTATGAAGCTGTAAACAGCACCTCATGACCCTCACGCTTTCActttcctctaatcaatactgGCAATGGGGCAGGGCCTCGTTTTCCTGATCAGCAAGGAGCACAAaaatgacgtgtgtgtgtgtgtggttcctGTGCGGTAGCATTGTGCTTGCAACTTCACACGTGCAGAGGACGCTGTTTACCTGTAATTCACTTATATTGGTATCTATAGATATCTTGCAAAATATCCACGTCCAAAAGCCTGGTCTTCAGAACCACACACATGCCACTTCCATGCTGTTTTAAAGGTGATGTCCTGTTGGTGTCGGGGCTGGGAATTTGTCCAGTGCAGAATCAGTGAAGCAGCTCAACAGGCAATTCTGacccattaaataaaaaaaataaaaagctaacaCACACCAATCTGTTCCTAATGAAATCAGTCATTGATTTAGATAGGGCCTCTGCTTCAGCAGGGCTGTACCTTGTAGCGCAGGTAATGTGATAAGGATTGGAGACGCAACATTCCACCGGTTTTAACGGTGTGTTTTCATAGATGATTTAAGAATCATTTCTAACGTTCCAACAGTGGTTCTGCTGCCCTGTTTCAGAACCACTTGATTCTCACAGCATGGCGTTGTTCCAGCCTGCTAGATCTATTAATAATTCACTTGTTCAATGTTGAGCTGCTTCAACCAATCCTGAGAAGCTTTTATCATTTGGGTGTCCTTTACAATAACGCTATAATCACATCTTGCTGTTTTCCTCTTAGGCAGTCAAGcactctctcccactctcccctGCTCCACGTCTCTCTCTGTTTGAATAGTCACATGTTATTGCACAAGCCTTTTTGAAGAAAGCAAACTGGAAGACGGCCCTGCTTGTAATGGAGTGTTTAATTCTAGGCTCAGTGAAAGATCTGTTCTCGGTTTCTTTAACCCTGCTGACGAACGCTGAGAAATACAGGACGCTCCGAAGGATCCGAACAGCAGCCGATCATAATACTGCTGCCCTCGAGGCGTCAAAAAGGGGCAGGCGACATTAAACATCCAGGACCCAAAGGATTTAGTAGAGATCTGACTTGAGCCATAAGCACAGAAACATGTGGTCCTGCAGTCGGCAACAAGACGAGCTCAAATGCATTGCGTGTTTGTCAGCGTAAGCAGTAACACACGAGACGGCCAGTATTAAATACAGTGACTGCACTACAGATGCAGCAGTAACTCGGATTGTGGACCAGATGCATTACCTGATTTATCTATTCTCAGTAATCCATTATGATATTTAGAACAGAGAAACAATAAATAGCGGCTGTAAGGCAGAAATCCTTTGCAGACAAACTTGGATTAGAAAAATGATATCTGACCCACGGGCTGTGCTTTTTTAATTACTTCACGATATTCCTGGTCAGCCGATCAGGATTTCTAGAGCTGGGTGGCTGATTTGTAATGGTATCTTTATCAGTCATTTACTTTAACAAGATCTTCAGCTCTGTATGTTTTTATAGCTGGAGTTCCTTCACTGGAACTCAGACTCTTTTGAAGGGTAAATTGCATGCAATCACTGGGATGAAAACCTCTTTCTCTTGTGCGTTCTCTCCATTGTCCTTCCCTCGCGATGAGATGCAAACCTTGGCAGATTATTTCTCAGATCAGAAGCAATAAGAGGAACGAATGGAGTAGTTCAAGGATGTGGGTGAAGAGCAATTCTGCTCCCCCATCCACATAACCGACCCCCCTCAGCCTTAAAACAAGAATGGCATGATCCCTGGACTCCCACAGTCCCACATTCTTCCCTGTTCAGAATATAAAGAATTCACAGCCTGCCCACTGAAGTACTGGCAACGAGAGCTCTGTATGGAGTGATTCATTCTGCttaccatttttttgtattttaattttttttttctccctctgtGTAGGAGATCATGATTCATGGCTCATTTACATTATACATGCATGATGCATGCTTGCACTTTCGAAAAGTTATCTATCTAGAACCAACCTATCTAGAacaggaccaaaaaaaaatactggtccTTCCTCTGAGGTTCAACGCGCTCCTGAGTGTGTCGATCACATCCCAGCACGGGTGACGAGTCTCCCCTGTTTCCTAAATTGATGCTCAAAGACCCTGTAGAAGAGGGATTAACCCAAAATCTGGCAACTGGAGCAATCTGTGTGCTGTCAGTGGTGCTGTGAAGTGCAGGAATAAACATTTCTGTCAGCAGCACCAGGATGATTAAGCCAATAGGTTTCTGGGTAAGATTTGGGGTTTGCAGGTTTAATGTTTGACGGTTTCTAGTGCAGTGCGGATGATTCTTtctcttaaatttaaaacatttatgtgACCTTGACAAGGTGGATTAGACCTGAATTCACCCCGGTAAAGGAATTTGAAACACATTTCTAAATGATTTGTAacatattccccccccccccccaggctttCAGCTCGGAAACGGACAGCTTCAAGTTGATGTACGGGGGTCACCAGTATCACGCCAGCTGTGCCAATTTCTGGATTAACTGCGTGGAGCCCAAACCGCCAGGCCTCATCTTGCCTGACCTGCTCTGAGCTGCTGCCATGGCGACCAACAGAGCTGCTAGGCAGAGGCCTGTGGAGAGTCAAATCACAAGGCTGTGGACGTGAAGTCTCCAGCGCTCGCTCAGACCAACTGCTCTCCATTAACCACCCAGAGCTTGTGTTTGAGGACTTCATTACAGAAGCTGGGAATTGGAGCTCCTTATTCCTTTTCTGTTGTCATCTCACCTCCTCTCATCGACTGCCTAGGCCAGTGTCCTCGAGTgtttttgttgagctgaagaactCCTTTTATTAGGtgtacatgagaacaggacaacgTGTTTTTTTCCATACGTTTCTACTCGACCCCAGACTCGGACCTAGGAGTCCCATGAGGTTCCAGCGTGATTTCCGAGGGCTTATGTTAACATACCAGGATTGAAAGGGTTAAAGTACAGGTTTATCCAATGCCACAAAAGCAGAGCTTGAACACAGTAGTAGATTGTAATGAGTTTTATTCCCCTACCGACTGaaggatggaaatatgactcccattgcatagcagtttgatccattccctgGTTTCGCTGTGAGCTTAATCAGATaccacctgagcttgttacctgtacatactgtggctaatcaagcttctagtaaaacctggagtgggtgaaactgctgtgcaataggagtcggGTGCCAGATTCAGATTCACCCACCGGCACACCTCAAAGGACCACTGCCCTTGAAACGAGAGTGTCagatttttatcatttatttttgttgttgaagtAAATGGCGAAATCATTCTACTCTCATTTGATTGGTGTTTACAGTGTAATACGGTCTTGGAAGGGAAGTGACTTAATTGACTTTTGGTAAATATTGGATAAAAGACAGGAATGTAAAAGCATCCGAGTTGCTTTTCAGTAGGTGTGTTTAAGCAGCTGTAACACAGTGAGGTATTGTTAACTTAATTTATTGTGGCGCTTAAGCTGATACCAAATCTAAGCCCTACAAACCacaaaaccaatttaaaaaaaaaaggcttattataattataatttacagGAGTGATTTATCAAAGAGTATTTGTTGTTGCTGAGTTGTGTTGATTGATTGATCGTTATGTGAAATCTTCTTCTGCGTTGCTATAATTCCACACTTTCATTTTTCCTGATTTAAGATCTGGCGCTCTCTAAATGCAGTGccgtatttatttattccttGTGTGTGAAAACTGTGAACTGGAGTAGAACAAGGGGCATTCAGTTGTAATGTTTAGACTGTTCTCAGAAGAGAAgtagtttctgtgtgtgtgtgtgtaatgtgatTCTGTGTGGAGGGCTCCTGTTACCAGCAATCTTCTTGGTGCATTCTGTATTTATACACTGAACTGTGTTGCTTTTACAAAGTCTTTCTCCTGCCCTGAAGTTCAAACTTTGCTGTCATTTAACATTGTCCCAGTTGCATTCATATCTGTGGGGGTTTTGGGGTACCTGCACAGCCCTAATTGTCAAAGCTTTCATCCCTGATACTGCACACAAACCTATAGCCCTTATTTGTGTACTGTATGCCTAGTTTCTGTACATCCCCATGTACTCATATCTACTGCTCTGTCAGTGTGCACTGTTCCACATGTCTGATCAGCAGGGTTGGGAAATCCTAATAAAGCGGTTTTGGAACGAAAGCCTTGGAAGTCTCTGACATTGCTTTGTGACGGAGTTTGCAGGTCCAGTTACTCATGTAATCAACCTACTCTTGCATGAACACGTGCGAGTTATTGCTGTTAAGATGCATGGTGATGTAGCGCTTTTCATGCGCAATTTTATAAAGTATGTAGCAACACAAGACCTTGTGATGACAGTAACAGGGCTGCCGCTATGCTCTCAGCAGTACAGTGCAGCTCTGAGTGTATGTGCTGTCTTGTAGTTCATTGAAGCGGTTTCTTGGCCAGGGTTTTGTAGCTGTATCGGTGCTGTAGTTTAGATTCAGGCTGATGCGACAAACCATGACTGACTTTTTCTTGAATTGGAAAACTCTGTGTAGGGGTTCATGATACGTTTCTCATTTTGCATGATTTGTCGGAGAATGTCTTTTAATGCCACAAAGAGGAAGTGCTATGCAGATGCAGGCTGGTGCTTTTGAAAAGTTACCTATGTAGAACAGACAGGATCAAAAGAAAATACTGGTCCTCCCTGAGGTTCAACGCACTTGATCCCAGATTTACCTGCTGCAGAACACTCCAGCTGGTCTCTGTGCTACTAATCTGCAGCCTCTGTCCCCTGCGTGTGTCGATCACATCCCAGCACGGGCGATGAATCTCCCGTTTCCTAAATTGATGCTCAAAAAGACCTCGCAGAAGAGCGTATTTTAATTATCAGCTATGAAATCCATCTGGGATCCTAGTGAGGAGTGACAGGAAGGAGCAGTATTGTGAGGTCTGAATTGCCACTTGAAAGATTTTAACTGTGTCTCCATTCCTAacgcatttttatttcctgaaagGAATTGGTAAACGCAGggtatgctttattttttctgtctctTTCAGTAGTCGGGTTTGTGGGACGAGGGATTTCTCTGGGTTTGTCTAGCTCTGCTCTCCCTCCGGGAGTTTTGCTGCTTTTTAATTTACcagatttttttgtattaacttcATTACAAAGCGATGAGAATGTGGGTCTCTTCTCTGTTGGACTGCTTGATCCCAACAGACTTCTAAGAATACATTTCGAGCACATTGTCTTCTTTGTAAAACCAATTAACCCTGATTGCTGTGTTCTGTCACCTAAGGGTAGCGGAGTGTACTCACTGTCTTTGGAAACTCAATCTAACTCTGTATCAGTGCATGCATGGGACATTATCTACAGGGTAGTCCAGCTTGTGAGTTGGAGCTGCTGTGGCAGTGACCTGTATAAGTTTACCCCTCTGCTAACCGTTCAGTAACATCTAATAAACTGCGCCCAGATGTTTAATAATCTGCACGCGTACTACATTCTCACAGCTGCTTATTAATGAGTCGTTCCCCGTCGAAGGTGAGGTCCTGTTTGTTGTCGTGTGGCCAGCAGCATTTATCTGGAGCCCCCCGTGCTTGGCTCCGTGTCGTGTAATTTATAAAGGTAAGGAAACATCCCAAGCCGCAGCAGCGAGTCGAGATCTCTTTATCTGCAGCTTCAGGGTGGGTAGCCGGGGGTTaaggctgtgtgtttgtttatttctaatttggatttatttttatactcCCTTGGATAAGTTTCCTGAGTGAGAAATTAAGGCGGCTCGTTAATTCAGCCCTGAACGGTTGTTTATTTATAAGGAATCGCTCAGCAAGTGAACCCGGCACAAGGTTGCCTCTCGGGGGCAATGCGTTCGTTTAACGAGTGTTTGAGTTTGTAACGAGTGCTCCGTGGTGATTTCATTATATCCACTAGCACAGGGGGTTTAACATTGGAGCACAGAATCTATAGCCCAGGGTGCTCTTTATTAGACTGTGACCCAAGCCTCACCTGTGAGCTTATCTTGTAGTGTAGTAGCACGAATATATTTCTTATTCAGGAATAATAATCTGGTTAAAAGTATCCTGCCACCGTGGCAGATTTACAATTTAGAGCTGAATCGTGTTCGTGGATTCTTGTATTTCATGCCACGAAACGGTATGGATTATGGAAAACAAGAAACTCCAATTAAAGACATCTGCTGCTTTATCTAAACTAGATGGCTACACTGCATGTGTGTCTATAAATTTATACACAGTTACAAATGTATGAATAGTTTCTCAAGCTTTTTTCCCACAGgcacaaagtttaaaaaaaaaaaaaaaaaaaaaaaaagctgtgactCAGTCCGACCTCCTGTTGCTTCTAACTAACTGGTTGCTGtatgaatcatttttaaatgcatttataaaaaaagtattaatccATGATTTACCTTTTAACTGTTGAATTTGGAGCAGTTGTGGTGCTTCGGTACAGTAATATGGACAGACAGACGGCTCCTATCATTCCCCAGATTGATACCCCATGACAGCTTGTTCTGGGAGCCTCCTGATGAAgattttatataacatgcgcaCACATATTTATAGGTCTCTCTGGGGGTGGAGCTGTATATGTCCCAACTGCCTTTTGGGAAGCATTAGATGTTTGCTGTGTCACGACTGCCTGCTGCTTCTGTTTATAGAGGCTGTGCAGCTGCTCTACCGGCTGCATAGCCTGATGCCTGATATCCACTTGATTGCGGTGACTCTCTGCTGCATCACTGTTAATATTCATCGCTAAGATCCCTGCTGCCCTTGGTGACGGTTACCAAGGTAACTGTCCTTTTCATTCGCTGTCGACAGGTTTGTAATACACTGCGTCTTCTCCTGTTTTCGTTGCATATCGCTCCAGATGGTCGTCTTGGTTTCTAGTTTAACGTCTTTTTATAATGCAGAGGCATTTCATTTAACTCTCTACTTTCCCCAGTTCCCCTGCGCTCCGAGTAGAACTAGTTAAGCTTTTAAATGTACTTTCTGATCCATACCTGACCCAGAGAGTAGACGTTAACACTGTGCATTGGAACATCCCCAGTCTCTGTACACATTTAAATGGATGCCTGTACGGCACATCACCCATACACTGTAGCTGTTGTAGAAGACTGTTTGTACAAACGGCAAAGCCTAACACAACTGTACGTGCACAAACagagaaacaaatatatatataaataatgtgtgtggtGTCTGACCAACTGTTTATACCTTGACTATTCAACTCTGAGCAAATTAAAACAGGAGACCACTTTTAGACAGAAGTGATAATCTTTATTTGTATAGTTATTCATTTAATAATCTATTAacttttatttaatgatttatttttgtattcgtGCTTTACGTGTTTCATATGTTAATCTAGCACCTAAACTTTATCAATGAAGTAAAGACAAAACCACCAGGAACATGTAGATgaggtttcttattttttattggtgATTTCTCAGGCTGAAGATTGAATCCGAGGCAGTCCAGAACAATGGATCCAACATCTCTCTGGTTTTCAGACAGGCTTTGAAACgtaccccccccctcccccatcgtTCAGCAATGCAAAGCTAAAGGCTCGAAGGTTTCACTTGTCTCTTCTGCTTTGCAGTAAAAGTGACCTCGGATTGTTTGTGCTCTTTGTCTCGTTCCACAGCACGTGCTTAATAACCCTAGGTGACAAAACCCCTCGATTTCAGCAACTCTGTTCAACTGCTTGAAAATTCCCCTTCCTTTGCTTTATCACGGCAGCCTTGGTGAAGTAATCGTGGTCGTTCTGCGCAAGTACGGAGTGCTTGCACCCTAAACAGCGTTTTCATCTTCTGCTCCATCAATCACGTGTTTGTTTTAAGTACGTTTAGGAAACGCATGTTAATTTTCTTAACCGTTCTGGTATTCTGTGCACTCAAACTCCACAAAACGCTATGAAAGTTGAGAGAATctataaagtattttaaaggCTGAAGAGTCTGTGCACCAAACTGTTTCCCCGCGGGGCAGGGGTTCACCTCGCGGAGAGCGTGTGTTGAGATGGTAGCGCATTGAACTGGACATggcacatataaaaaaaaaaaaaacacttagctCATATGTTCACCCATATGGCTAATCTATTAAGGACACTTTGCCTACAAGATAAATGCTAGCTTAACCCCAAACTAAACATCCCTGCTGAACTCTTAAACTCCTCTTGTGTTTCATACACAGCAGTTGAACTGATATCACCTTAGCCCAATAGACAGGCTGCCCACAGAATTGCAGGGGTCTGGTAGCagattgaccccccccccccggtaaaGCATCGAAATCGGATTACAGAAAAGATCCTCTAATGGCGCACAGATACATCATTACCACCTCCAGCTGGTTTTGACACACACAGTACGACAATTATTAATCTGCAAAGTTTGCAGCCACTCCCCTCTGCTCCTGTTCTGTACAGACAGGCGCGCTGGCTGCAGTGGTTTGGGTTCCCAGGACCAGGCTAGCTTAGGACTGAGAGACACTTGGGGTGTCAGGATTGTGGAGTACAGAGCTGAAGGATTTAGGGGAGCAGGGAACTCTGCTCCATGCTTGCCCCAGGATgttcaacaattaaaaaaaaaaataataataataaaataatccaaaatgaataaataaatgaaatatttccgTGTTCCATTTTGCTTGTAGAATCCTTGCGGTGTGCATTAGAGACTATAACCTCTTGTGACCTCAacgattttcttttcttttggatttGCCTTTTGGACgatttgagaaataaataaacccagGAATTTCAGGAAACAGTAATAACcaatgggggggaaaaaacataCCCAGGGCCACAAGAGGCTGTTACAGCTTTTAGTTTGGTTTCTGAAACCAAActcttgagggggggggggggggggacaaaaaaaagGAACCACTGCTCTTCACGCTCCAGTAGGCCTGGAAAGCGTCGAAGGGAGAACTCCACTCTACCCtgtccccctctcccctcctctaaATGCCCCAGTAGGGGGGCAGGTTCCTGCGGCCCCTCTCGCAGACGTCGGGAACGACCCCGTAGGGAGTCGCCACCATTCTGACGCTGCTCCTGCCGAACAATTTGCGCTCATACTCGATGAGCTGCTTCCAGAAGCCGGCGTTGGGGCGGATGACGGGCCGGCGCGACTTCACCCAGGCGTGGGCTTCGGCCAGCGACATGCGGTGGTATTTCATGAGGTACGCCAGGCACAGCGTGGCGGAGCGGCTCACCCCGGCGGCACAGTGCACCAGCACGGCCCCCCGCTTGCGCCCCACGCTGTGGATCTTGTCGGCCACGCTGTCGAAGTACAGGGAGATGGGGGAGTGGGGCACGTCGGCCAGGGGCACCTTCACGTACTCCACGTGGGGCCAGTTGAAGTTGGGCAGCTCGATGGTGGCGTTCACCACGCAGGTGATGCCCTTGGACAGCAGGAGGCTGCGGTTGGAGGCCACGTTGCCCCGGCTCAGGAAGAGGGAGGGGGTGATCTGCGCGATCCCCCCCAGCACACTGGTCTCGTGCACCAGCCTGGGCAATGACGTGGGCACCACTGAGCTCCGGTGCGGTTGCTGCTGGTGCTGGTGGAAGTAGCTTTGACTCCGGGAAGTCAttgagagacagagagt
The Polyodon spathula isolate WHYD16114869_AA unplaced genomic scaffold, ASM1765450v1 scaffolds_766, whole genome shotgun sequence genome window above contains:
- the dusp14 gene encoding dual specificity protein phosphatase 14 encodes the protein MTSRSQSYFHQHQQQPHRSSVVPTSLPRLVHETSVLGGIAQITPSLFLSRGNVASNRSLLLSKGITCVVNATIELPNFNWPHVEYVKVPLADVPHSPISLYFDSVADKIHSVGRKRGAVLVHCAAGVSRSATLCLAYLMKYHRMSLAEAHAWVKSRRPVIRPNAGFWKQLIEYERKLFGRSSVRMVATPYGVVPDVCERGRRNLPPYWGI